The genomic stretch TGAGCGCCTTCAACACCGTCTCAATGCGCTCATAGCACTCGGCAAATGTCGTCGGACTGCCGTCGAACGACACCGGCTCTCGACCGGTTAGTCGTGCAACCAGGTTCTCGGAGAACTGGGTCGTGATGCGGACTTGGTCGGTTAGGGGGTACATGTCTTCGTGGAGACGGGCTGTGAGGAGGGCATTGGCGTTGGGGTGTTGGGAGGCgcggtggaggatgtggGAGAGGGTTTTGAGGATGGATTGGAGTACCGGGATGGTTCCGTCGTAGAATGTGTGGGCCATGTTTGGTTAGAGTGGGAGGTTTAGTCTGTAGATGTTTgggaggtggtggttgaAACTGAGGGTCGTATACACGACTTGTGTGGGATTGTTAAATTGGGTTCTAATGTAAGATGGGTTGAGGTCACTCGtgtttcttttatattgtAAGATCTTACGGCCTATCACAACACAGGTTCTGAAACAGACCGAGGGGTCTTTCTGGATCTAACTATGCGCAGTTAGGTGTGGGTCTTGGCATTGGGGGCTGGGATATATTATGGATGTTGGATACAGGAGGTATGTTTACTTGAGTTACTACGGATAGTTAAATTGATGTTGGCTCGGCTGAGGTCCCGTCGTCTCGCTTCCGGGGGCCTGGTTGAAATTGCATGTTTGGCCTACATCGGATTTATGGGTTCTTAAAGCTGCTCTTTCGAAGGCTAGTGCTACGGCGAGAGACGATTAGATCGCTTGTATAATGAAATAATATTGAAAATGGAGATATAGTTATCAAGAGCGATAGATACCATCAGTAAATATTACGATAAACTGCGTTCTCCAGGCCTTTAGACCTGTTTCGTCCAAGAGTAGAGCTCGAAGAGACTGGGTATCAAAGGATACTTGAAACTTGACTGTGAATATATCATTCTGGTGTCGGTATTCACCTTGGGTCGTTTAATGACCAGACCGAGTCAAAGCAGCAGCTGGACTATACAAAGAACGACGTACTTGCATCAGCTGTTTGATTGGGTCCAGCAGTTCAAGTTCCATAGGGTTGATACAAGTatcggagaagagaagagatgaaTCAACCATCGTAGTACGGCAGTTGCGTATTGGTTGAGTAGAGGACTATAGAGAAGCGGGTTTCAGGGATTGCAATAATAATAAGGTATCCATCCAGCCGTCAAGATAgcaggagaggaggatgaaaatGTGGATTTAAAGCAAAGGTATCAAAAAAAGATAGTGACAAGAGTGGGATTCGAACCCACGCGTCTTGCGACATATGAAGACGACCCTATTTTCAAGGGCAAGCGATAGCTTGAGTCATACCTGAGGATACTGTTAATGGTTGACCAATTGAGTTTGTGTGACGACAAAGTACTTACACCTTAACCACTCGGTCATCTTGCCATGTTGATGTTAAAGAAAACTAAATTATGTTATATATCTGAAAGAGGCTTTAGCAATAGGTatcaaaaaagaataatGACAAGAGTGGGATTCGAACCCACGCGTCTTGCGACATATGAAGGCACCCTATTCTCTAGGGCAAGCTGTAGCTTGAGTCATACCTAATAAGATAAGGTTAGGTAACTGCTAGAGTTACAATATAGACGACGTCGGTACTTACACCTTAACCACTCGGTCATCTTGCCGTGTTGATGACTAAGTTATCCGAGTTAGGCTATCTATTCCATACCTCATCTAGTGATGACGCCCAACTGAAAAAGTCGTTGAAATAGAACCCTCAAAGGACTAGTAGGATACTCAATTTGATGAGATAATTCAATACAAAAAACGATAAACTAAGTTGATCTGGTTATTCGACTGCTTATTCTAAAGATATAggaaaaacagaaagagCTGGTGGAAGAACGCAATTGATTAGGTGTTGAATTGAGCGGTGATTACTTGCCAATCTACTAatcagggtagaggacctgtcaactaggtaaggatatgTAGGCAAAGCgctaggcagtagatactagagacagaagactgattcttgatttaCTCTACTACGATTTCCAGTGCTAATTTATAGCTGAAAGACCCCTAGGATTCTTTGTATACAATATTCCCAGCAGGGGCCACTGTGCGTTATTAGAAAGGCAACGGGTATAGTCTCCGACGTCGCCGATCGGCCACCGAGTTGTTCATGCACATGGGACAGGGCATCAGgtacagtcaccttgcatgatcgCTATCAAATCTGTGACAAGAGGTGTATGTAACAAGAAAAACacagggaaaaaaaaagaaaagaaaaagaaaaaggacacTCCTGATAAACACAGGAACATCTACTAGGACGGGTAAAAAAGATTGACAAGAGTGGGATTCGAACCCACGCGTCTTGCGACATATGAAGTAACCCTAGTTGTCTAGGACAAGCTATAGCTTGAGTCATACACCTATTTTCCTGTTAGATGAGGTCGATCGATTGTGTGAGGGCAGTGCGAATTTACCTTAACCACTCGGTCATCTTG from Aspergillus oryzae RIB40 DNA, chromosome 1 encodes the following:
- a CDS encoding DUF1993 domain-containing protein (predicted protein) gives rise to the protein MAHTFYDGTIPVLQSILKTLSHILHRASQHPNANALLTARLHEDMYPLTDQVRITTQFSENLVARLTGREPVSFDGSPTTFAECYERIETVLKALNEAEKDVVNRQADVVAKTPMGPETAVEMSAAAYAHSIALPNIYFHLTTAYGILRKEGVELGKRDYYVGFFPVLGGQ